In Bifidobacterium adolescentis ATCC 15703, the sequence GCTTGGCCGGACGCCACCAATACCAATCCGCATGAGGATCGTTCTTGTCGCGGGAAGCCTGGAACCAGGCATGCTCGTCGGACGTGTGGTTCACGACCAGGTCCATGATGACCTTCAGGCCGCGCTTGTGCGCTTCGGCAAGCAGCTCGTCCATATCGGCCATTGTGCCGAACAGCGGATCGATGTCCTGGTAGTCGGAGATGTCGTAGCCGTTGTCGTCCTGCGGGGACTTGAAGACCGGGGACAGCCATAGCACGTCCACGCCGAGATCTGCGAGATAGTCGAGCCGGCTGGTGATGCCCTTCAGATCGCCGATGCCATCGCCATTGGAATCCTGGAAGGAACGGGGATAGATCTGGTAGACCACCGCGTTCGCCCACCACGGATTCGGGGTGGCGCCATTCGAACGGACGGTGTCAGAAAGAGTGGAACGATTGAAATTCGTCATCGCGATTGAGCTCCTTTGCCTAAGTGGAATGGATGAACTTTGCTATATCCCATGGTACGTAAAGCGTTTTTTCTTTCTTGCCTGCGGCGCGTTTTGCAAAGCAGGAAATGAAAGATATATTGCAAGCGGGATGCGCCCTTCGGAATCACATCAATGCATACGAAAAGCGGGAATCCTCGAAAAAGGGGAAACGAGGATTCCCGCTCGGCGCTGTGAAGTTTTACTTCACAAGCAGACGGCCTACGGCCGCGTTGTTCCTGCCTTCGCTCGCCTATCGGCTCGCTCAGGAGGAACCTATGAACAGTCCACAGGACTGTTCACTTCACGGCTCCTCTCATCACACCACCGACGACCCACTTTTGGGCGAAGACGTAGACGATAAGCACCGGGGCCATGGCCATCAGGTAGGAGGCGAAGGCCATCGGATAGTTCGACGTGAACTGGCTCTGGAACACGTACTGCGCCAGCGGAATCGTCTGATTGCTCTGGTCGGTCAGCGTGATCAACGGCAGCAGGAAGTCGTTCCATGCCCACAGTGCGGTCAGGATGGCGATCGTGGCGTTGATCGGTCCCATCAGCGGGAAAATAATCGTCCAGAAGATACGCCAGGTCGAAGCGCCGTCGATGCGCGCCGCCTCTTCCAACGAAATCGGAATCGAACGGATGAAGCCGATCGCGATGAACAGGTTCGTGCCGATGCCGAGAATCGTGTACAGAATGATCAGACCGAGCTGGTTGTCCAGGTGCAGGGTGCCCATTTCCTTGGCGATCGGCAGCATGACGACGGTGAACGGCACGAACATCATGGCCAGGAAGAAGTAGTACAGGAAGCGGAAGAACCGCTTATCCATGTTCCTTGCCACGGCGTACGCGACGAACGTGTTCGTCAGCAGCGTCAGCACCACAGCGCACACGGTGATGATCGCGGAATTGAGCGCGGCCTTCGGATAGTTCACCTTGTTCCACGCGTCCGCGAAATTATGCCATTCCCACGTGGTCGGCAGGCTGAACGTGCCCGCTTCGCCCGGCGTCTTCAGCGCGGTGACGACGGCGAAGTACAGCGGCACGAGCACCGTCAGGCTCAGCACGGCGACGGCCGCCGTCAGCCACCAGTTGATGCTGTGGTCCTTGCGGATCTTCTCCGGCTTCGCTTGCGATTGTCCGCTTTGCGCGGCGGCCGGCTTGGTTGCAACAGTTGCGCTAGTCATGATTTCTTCCCCTTACTCTCAGACCTTTTCCTTGCCGCTGAAGAACTTCAGCTGCACGAATGCGAGGATTGCCAGCACGATGAAGAACGTGACCGCGTTCGCCATCTGGTAGGAGTATTCGCCGTTGCCCAGGCCGTTCTGGAAGATCAGGTAGGAGACGGTTTCGGTCTTGGAATCCGGACCGCCCTTGGTCAATGCCATGACCTGGTCGAACGCGCCGAGCGAGTTCTTGAGGCTCAGCACCATGTTGATGGTGAAGAACGGGCCAATCAGCGGGAACGTGATCTGCCAGAAGTTCTGCCAGGCGTTCACGCCGTCGATGGACGCGGCCTCATAGATTTCGTTGTCGATGGTCTGCAGACCCGCCAAGTACAGCAGCGTGGAGTAGGCCACACCCTGCCAGATGGACAGGAACACGATCGGGAACCATGCCAGATCCGGATTGGAGATCATGGATGTGGACAGCCAATCGATGTGCAGCGCCTGGCCGAGGGCCGGCAGCGGGGTCATGAAGATGTACTTGAACACGTAGCCGATGACCAGCACCGACAGGGTGTACGGAATGAAGAAGATGGCTCGGAAGCCGTTCTTGAAGGCGATTTTGGAGTTCAGCAGCACCGCCAGGAACATGCCGAGGATGTTCGTGCCGAGCGTGATCAGAATCGCGATGAAAATCGTGAACAGATACGCGTGGCCGACGCGTGCGTCCTGGAACATCGCGATGTAGTTCTTGAAGCCGATGAACTTGTAATCGCCGTAACCCTGCGAATTGGTGAACGAGTACATCGCGCCCTGCAGGAACGGCAGGTACAGGAAGATGCACACGAGAATCATCGCGGGAATGGTCATCCAGTAGAACGCCGGATCGACCTTGCGCTTGGAGTATTTCGAAACCTTCTTCGGCTTCTTTGCGGCGGCCTTGTCGGCCTTGGCCGAGATATTGCCAGTCATTGTCGTTCCTCCCCTCACCTAAAGTTCCTGGCTTCGATCTTGTCGTATTCCGACTGCATGCTGTTCAGGAATCGTTTAGTATTGCCCGACTGCACCAACGTCTGCAGGAAACCGGCGAGGTTGATGCTTGCCGGCACGTAGTGGTCACAGAAATCAGCCAGCTTGCCGGCCTTGTAGAAGTCGAGCACGCCATTCAACGCTTCATCGCCGACGTACGTATCCTTGTACGGGGTGAACGCAGACTGCTGCTTGGAGTAATCCTGCACGTTCTCCTCGCTCATCAGGAAGTCGACGAATTCGCGAGCCTCGGTGTAATGCTTCGTATGCGCGCCGATCGTCAGCATCACGTCGTCGCCGGCGGTCAGCTGCTGTTCCTTGACGTTGTCGGTGGCCGGCATCTGCGCGAACCGCAGATTGGCGTCCTTGTTGATCAGACGGATCTGCGGAATCGCGTACGTGCCGAGCGGCAGAATCGCGGCCTTGCCGGAAGCGATGTCCTGCGTAGCCTGCTGGTAGGTGACGGCCGGATTCTTCTGCGTGTAGTTCTGGTAAATTTCAATCAGCTTGCCGCTGACGGGCGTCCACAAGTCGGAGAAGGTCTTGCTGCCGTCCTTGAGATACGCGTATTCCGATTCCGGCACCAGCGTCGAATTCAGCGATGCAAGCGGCGCCTGCAACGTCCACGGATCGGCGGTGCTCGCCTCAACCGGCGTGACGCCCTTGGCCTTGAGCCGCTTGAGCAGCGCGATGAATTCGCTCCACGTCTGCGGCGGATTGTCCGGATCCTCGCCGGCCTGCTTCCACACATCGGCGTTGATGATGTAGCCGCTTGCGTTGCCCGCGTACGGAATACCGTACAGACGCTTCTTGGACTTGTCGGTGGTCTGCACGAGGCTCTTCGCGATGTTCACCATGCCCGGATTGAGCTCGTCGACGATCTCGTCGTCGGTGAAATCGTGGAAGACGCCCGCTTCGGCGAGCATGCCGTAATTGATGTCGCCGTTGATGGTGATGACGTCGGGTTCGCGGTTCTTCACCAGTCGCGTGCGCAGATCGGTGGTGGCGTCCGACGAATTGTTGACATTGACTTTGATGTTGGAATGGGTTTTCTCGAATTCACGCGCCTTGGCGGTGAACCAATCCGCCGCCTCGGACTTGAATTGGAAGAAATCCAAGGTGACCGTGCCGGCGGTGCTGTTGCCGCAGCCCGCGAGCCCAACCGTCAGCACAATCGCGCATGCAGCCGTAATAGCACGGCCCGCGATCCGCCTGAAGGTGCCTGTGTTGGCATTGGAATCAGGTTTCATTCTCTCGACTCCTTTGTATTTTCCTTTTTCACGGCAGGCCGGCTTCATTACCAGCCTCCGTTGCTTTTTAATTGTAGAATCGGCTTGTTTTCATTCCCAGTTTCCGCGCGCCCGCATCGAACGGAAATAAAAAACGGTTATTTTGTTATTCTTGGAAAGTAAATAGGCGATAAGGACGGTACGATATGGCGATTTCCCCGATTCCACACTGGTTTGAAGGCTCGGAGTACACGCATAAGGTTGCGGCCTGCATTATGAAGTACGGTCCGATTTCGCGCATCACGCTGGCACAGATCCTTGGCCTTTCGCAAGGCGCGGTATCGCGCATCACCAGTGATTTGATTTACGCTGGCGTGATCGAAGAGACGCCAATGGCAGCGGGGCATGGCGGCAAGTTACCGAAAGATTTCTTGCGGAAATCGGCACAAAAGTCAATCCAGAAAGAAAATACGGAACGTCGCGGCCGTCCGCAGACCGGACTGCGCATCATCGCCAATGCGCGCACGTTCGTCGGCATGAAAATCAACACCACCCATATCACTGCCGTAACAGTAAACGCGCTTGGGCAGATCGTGACCGGCTGCCATGACCTGCCGCTCGACGACGATTCGCCGGAATCGGTGGTCGACGTCATCAAACAGCTGACCATGGACTGCGCCGACGAGGCGATAATGGCGGGATTGCCTTCGCCATG encodes:
- a CDS encoding carbohydrate ABC transporter permease, whose translation is MTSATVATKPAAAQSGQSQAKPEKIRKDHSINWWLTAAVAVLSLTVLVPLYFAVVTALKTPGEAGTFSLPTTWEWHNFADAWNKVNYPKAALNSAIITVCAVVLTLLTNTFVAYAVARNMDKRFFRFLYYFFLAMMFVPFTVVMLPIAKEMGTLHLDNQLGLIILYTILGIGTNLFIAIGFIRSIPISLEEAARIDGASTWRIFWTIIFPLMGPINATIAILTALWAWNDFLLPLITLTDQSNQTIPLAQYVFQSQFTSNYPMAFASYLMAMAPVLIVYVFAQKWVVGGVMRGAVK
- a CDS encoding carbohydrate ABC transporter permease, with the translated sequence MTGNISAKADKAAAKKPKKVSKYSKRKVDPAFYWMTIPAMILVCIFLYLPFLQGAMYSFTNSQGYGDYKFIGFKNYIAMFQDARVGHAYLFTIFIAILITLGTNILGMFLAVLLNSKIAFKNGFRAIFFIPYTLSVLVIGYVFKYIFMTPLPALGQALHIDWLSTSMISNPDLAWFPIVFLSIWQGVAYSTLLYLAGLQTIDNEIYEAASIDGVNAWQNFWQITFPLIGPFFTINMVLSLKNSLGAFDQVMALTKGGPDSKTETVSYLIFQNGLGNGEYSYQMANAVTFFIVLAILAFVQLKFFSGKEKV
- a CDS encoding ABC transporter substrate-binding protein, with translation MKPDSNANTGTFRRIAGRAITAACAIVLTVGLAGCGNSTAGTVTLDFFQFKSEAADWFTAKAREFEKTHSNIKVNVNNSSDATTDLRTRLVKNREPDVITINGDINYGMLAEAGVFHDFTDDEIVDELNPGMVNIAKSLVQTTDKSKKRLYGIPYAGNASGYIINADVWKQAGEDPDNPPQTWSEFIALLKRLKAKGVTPVEASTADPWTLQAPLASLNSTLVPESEYAYLKDGSKTFSDLWTPVSGKLIEIYQNYTQKNPAVTYQQATQDIASGKAAILPLGTYAIPQIRLINKDANLRFAQMPATDNVKEQQLTAGDDVMLTIGAHTKHYTEAREFVDFLMSEENVQDYSKQQSAFTPYKDTYVGDEALNGVLDFYKAGKLADFCDHYVPASINLAGFLQTLVQSGNTKRFLNSMQSEYDKIEARNFR